A single Ziziphus jujuba cultivar Dongzao chromosome 11, ASM3175591v1 DNA region contains:
- the LOC107405543 gene encoding probable RNA-dependent RNA polymerase 3, translated as MADPSSEVLLPPSVEQLIQKICIEQNQTPPHADLKRKLADRGEEESLRILNDIARQKIRTNLSACINHWLKNNHHQPNSPSSSPSKPPFVARLYGNPQDSLSSTSEAVPDFMVTEPPRESERAVLEALGELQFRKQFLILSYSGGKELQTVISAEEIRRLKDLPMIQFEQRVWQSLGQSYALREDRRMYPDWDCGKTHIYHCHVYLNGNTSFKGPYLNKTRTHLQKVLGDDNVLIVKFEEEDKDCPLCYYYGAYSKIAKEGISVGLRRYRFFVFKDGGKEEKKKNPTSSPVKCYFIRLETDAFIDKVGSYKLSNRTVAEARSYFMHAHTVSSVPTYMARLSLILSKTISLETDLSSVNVEPIRDEYCKDEHGNCIFRDGEPLVHTDGTGFISKDLALLCPKNLQKGEHLSKEDNERILNHDEPKDKVLETKLEFKSREPPLLIQFRLFYNGYAVKGTFLLNKKLPPRTMQIRDSMVKVERDENLSNNQTANSMEIVGTSNPPKKTYLSRNLIALLSHGGVPNEYFMNILQKALQDTHGAFSNKRAALRVSFNNGEIDDNFAVARMILSGIPLEESWLQYRLSILMREEKKSLREGRLYVPECYYLMGTVDPTGKLESNEVCIVLDNGQVSGKVLVYRNPGLHFGDIHVLKATYVEELESFVGNFKYAIFFSRKGPRSIADEIAGGDFDGDMYWISRNPQLLEYFKPSEPWNPSSSMPKVANKKPNLFSDEELDDELFKLFLKARFQPSFAMSEAADSWLALMDRFLMLDNDNAEEKNVVKQKMLQLIDIYYDALDAPKKGGKVVVPDELKVRQFPHYMEKKKCYKSTSILGLIYDAVRSYQEEDHSTEEISKLPCFDVEVPEACYTKWNKHYVRYRAEMSNALQDEDKDRKNEAADWVNNKYKEILYEAEEFEQSERNIEDICNEALAIYNLAYDYAKNNACVGKCGFAWKVAGPALLKLYAMKQNEKAFMCLPSVLRELF; from the exons ATGGCCGATCCTTCTTCGGAAGTCCTACTTCCACCATCAGTGGAACAATTGATTCAGAAAATCTGCATTGAACAGAACCAGACGCCGCCACACGCCGACCTGAAAAGGAAGCTGGCTGACAGAGGCGAAGAGGAATCTCTTCGGATCCTTAATGATATCGCCCGCCAAAAAATCAGGACAAACCTCTCTGCATGCATCAACCACTGGCTTAAAAATAATCATCATCAACCaaattctccttcttcttccccttcGAAGCCTCCATTTGTAGCCCGTCTCTATGGAAACCCACAAG ATTCTCTATCGAGCACAAGCGAGGCAGTCCCTGACTTTATGGTCACAGAGCCTCCCAGAGAAAGCGAACGAGCCGTGTTGGAAGCTTTGGGAGAGTTGCAATTCAGAAAGCAATTTCTTATTTTAAGTTATAGCGGCGG AAAAGAGCTGCAGACTGTAATATCAGCTGAGGAAATCAGGAGGTTGAAAGATTTGCCAATGATACAGTTTGAGCAGAGAGTATGGCAAAGCTTGGGCCAAAGTTATGCTCTTAGAGAAGACAGAAGAATg TATCCAGATTGGGATTGTGGAAAAACACATATCTACCATTGTCATGTTTATCTGAATGGGAATACCAGTTTCAAG GGACCCTATCTGAACAAAACAAGAACTCACCTGCAAAAGGTTTTAGGAGATGACAATGTTTTGATTGTTAAATTTGAGGAAGAGGACAAAGATTGTCCGCTTTGTTATTACTATGGTGCATATAGCAAGATTGCGAAAGAAGGGATTAGTGTTGGCCTACGTCGTTATCGTTTTTTTG TGTTTAAAGATGGAggcaaagaagaaaagaagaaaaatccaACTTCATCACCAGTGAAATGTTATTTCATTCGCTTGGAGACTGATGCTTTTATTGACAAAGTAGGATCTTATAAATTGTCAAATAGAACAGTTGCAGAAGCAAGAAGCTATTTCATGCATGCACATACGGTGTCTAGTGTGCCCACCTATATGGCCAG GCTTTCACTCATATTGTCAAAAACAATCAGCCTAGAGACTGACTTATCATCTGTAAATGTTGAACCAATTAGGGATGAATACTGCAAG GATGAACATGGTAACTGTATCTTTAGAGATGGGGAACCTCTTGTACATACCGATGGCACAGGTTTTATATCTAAGGACTTGGCTTTATTGTGCCCAAAGAATTTACAGAAAGGAGAACATCTCAGTAAAGAAGATAATGAG AGAATTCTCAATCATGATGAACCCAAGGACAAAGTTTTGGAGACAAAGCTAGAATTTAAAAGTCGGGAACCG CCTTTGTTGATACAGTTCCGTCTCTTTTACAATGGTTATGCTGTGAAGGGAACATTTCTTCTGAATAAGAAG cttccCCCAAGAACAATGCAGATTCGAGATTCAATGGTTAAAGTTGAGAGGGATGAAAATCTTTCAAATAATCAAACTGCAAACTCAATGGAGATTGTTGGAACGAG CAATCCTCCGAAGAAAACATATTTGTCGAGGAATTTGATTGCTCTTCTAAGCCATGGAGGAGTTCCTAACGAGTATTTCATGAACATACTTCAAAAAGCTTTGCAAGACACTCATGGTGCTTTCAGCAATAAGCGTGCAGCACTCagag TTTCCTTCAACAATGGTGAAATTGATGACAATTTCGCCGTTGCAAGAATGATTTTATCTGGTATTCCTCTTGAAGAATCATGGTTGCAATATCGTCTTTCAATACTAATGAGAGAGGAAAAGAAGAGTCTTAGAGAAGGGAGGCTCTATGTCCCTGAATGTTATTATTTGATGGGGACAGTTGATCCAACTGGCAAACTTGAAAGTAATGAAGTTTGCATTGTGCT TGACAATGGACAAGTTTCGGGGAAGGTACTAGTGTACAGGAATCCTGGTCTACACTTCGGAGATATTCATGTTTTAAAAGCTACCTATGTGGAGGAGTTGGAATCTTTTGTCGGAAATTTCAAATATGCTATATTCTTCTCTCGCAAAGGTCCACGGTCAATAGCTGATGAAATTGCTGGAGGCGATTTCGATGGTGACATGTACTGGATATCACGCAACCCACAG CTATTGGAATATTTCAAGCCGAGTGAACCTTGGAATCCTTCTTCCTCAATGCCGAAGGTTGCTAATAAGAAGCCAAATCTATTTTCGGATGAAGAATTGGATGATGAGCTTTTTAAGCTGTTCTTGAAAGCCAGGTTTCAGCCAAG TTTTGCTATGAGTGAGGCAGCTGATAGCTGGTTGGCATTGATGGATCGTTTTTTAATGCTGGACAATGATAATGCCGAAGAAAAGAATGTTGTCAAGCAAAAGATGCTTCAGTTGATTGATATATACTATGATGCTTTGGATGCGCCTAAAAAAGGCGGAAAG GTTGTAGTTCCAGATGAATTGAAGGTGAGACAGTTTCCTCActatatggaaaagaaaaaatgttataaGTCTACTTCCATTTTGGGCTTAATTTATGATGCTGTGAGATCGTATCAAGAAGAAGACCATTCAACTGAAG AAATCTCAAAGCTCCCATGCTTTGATGTTGAAGTCCCTGAAGCTTGCTATACAAAATGGAATAAGCATTATGTCCGGTATAGGGCTGAGATGAGCAATGCCTTACAAGACGAGGATAAAGATCGCAAAAATGAGGCTGCTGACTGGGTCAACAACAAGTATAAGGAG ATACTGTATGAAGCTGAGGAATTTGAACAAAGTGAAAGGAACATTGAAGATATATGTAATGAGGCTCTTGCTATATATAATTTGGCATATGATTATGCTAAGAATAATGCATGTGTTGGGAAATGTGGGTTTGCTTGGAAAGTTGCAGGTCCAGCCCTTTTGAAGCTCTACGCCATGAAGCAGAATGAGAAAGCCTTTATGTGTCTCCCATCTGTACTGCGTGAACTGTTTTAG